The Amycolatopsis sp. NBC_01480 genome segment GACTTGAGCGACTGCCGCAGCGCCGGCGCGAGCTTGCGCACCGAGCGCCCGGTGAGCGCGGAGATGTTCACCTTCTCCGCCCACGGCACCCGCACCAGGCCGCGGTCGAGCTCGCGCACCATGGCGTGCCGGCGGTCCTCGTCCACCAGGTCCCACTTGTTGAACGCCAGCACACACGCGCGGCCGGCCTCGACCACCATGGTGAGCACCCGCAAGTCCTGTTCGGACAGTGGCTCGGCGGCGTCCAGCATGACGATCGCGACCTCGGCCGCGTCGATCGCGGTCTTGGTGCGCAACGAGGCGTAGTACTCGGCGCCGTTGGCGGAGTTGACCCGCTTGCGCAGGCCGGCGGTGTCGACGAACCGCCAGGTCTCGCCGTCCAGCTCGACCAGCGAGTCGACCGGGTCGACGGTGGTGCCGGCGACCGAGTCGACCACCGAGCGCTGCTCGCCCGAGAGCTTGTTGAGCAGGCTGGATTTGCCGACGTTCGGCTTGCCGACCAGCGCCACGCGCCGGGGCCCGGCGGTGGCCCGCTCGCCCTCGCGCGGGGCCGAGGGCAGTGCCTTCACGATCGCGTCGAGCAGGTCGCCCGAGCTGCGCCCGTGCAGCGCGCTGACCGGGTGCGGCTCGCCGAGGCCCAGCGACCACAGCGAGGCGGTGTCGGCCAGCAGCCGGTCGTCGTCGACCTTGTTCGCGGCCAGCAGCACCGGCTTCTTGGAGCGCCGCAGCACCCGCGAGACAGCCTCGTCGGTCGCAGTGGCGCCCACCGAGGCGTCGATCACCAGCAGCACCGCGTCGGCGGCCGCCATCGCCAGCTCGGCCTGCGCGGCCACCGCGGCCTGCAGGCCGGTGGCGTCGGGCTCCCAGCCGCCGGTGTCGAGCAGCGTGAAGCGCCGCCCGCCCCAGTAGGCGTCGTAGGCCACGCGGTCGCGCGTCACGCCCGGCACGTCCTGCACCACGGCCTCGCGGCGGCCGAGGATCCGGTTGACCAAAGTGGACTTGCCCACGTTGGGGCGGCCCACCACGGCCAGCACCGGCTGGGCGAGGTTCGCCTCGTCGGCCGCCTCGCCCGCCTCGATCTGCGCGTCGAGCGCGGCGAACTCGGTCTCGTCGGACCAGGTGCCGTCGATCTCGCCGACGCCGTCGAGTTCCGCATCCGCCGGGGCGGGTTCAAAGCCCGTCGACGTTTTTCCTCCCGCGGAGGCGGCATCAAACTCTGTCATCGTTTCCCACTTCACCTACGGCGAGCCGATTCGGTTCTCGGCCCGCCAATCGTCCAAAGTCTGCACGAGCGCCGCGAGCTCCCCGCGGAGCTCCTCGGTGCCCTGGTCGAGCCCGGTGCGGCCGGGCCCCACCTTCGGCGTGAA includes the following:
- the der gene encoding ribosome biogenesis GTPase Der, coding for MTEFDAASAGGKTSTGFEPAPADAELDGVGEIDGTWSDETEFAALDAQIEAGEAADEANLAQPVLAVVGRPNVGKSTLVNRILGRREAVVQDVPGVTRDRVAYDAYWGGRRFTLLDTGGWEPDATGLQAAVAAQAELAMAAADAVLLVIDASVGATATDEAVSRVLRRSKKPVLLAANKVDDDRLLADTASLWSLGLGEPHPVSALHGRSSGDLLDAIVKALPSAPREGERATAGPRRVALVGKPNVGKSSLLNKLSGEQRSVVDSVAGTTVDPVDSLVELDGETWRFVDTAGLRKRVNSANGAEYYASLRTKTAIDAAEVAIVMLDAAEPLSEQDLRVLTMVVEAGRACVLAFNKWDLVDEDRRHAMVRELDRGLVRVPWAEKVNISALTGRSVRKLAPALRQSLKSWDQRVPTGQLNGWLADLIAATPPPVRSGKQPKVLFATQAGIRPPTLVLFTTGFLEAGYRRFIERKFRERFGFEGSPVRVNVRVREKKARPKAGGKASKTR